The genomic stretch taattcatctgtaatttgcttatctatttatattaatgtctgccctgccccccacccccaagatggtgagttcactgtgggcaggaatgtgtctattttttgttatattgtactttccccagtgcttcgtacagtacttttcacacacttagtgctcaattaatatgattgaatgaatcaatgaatctttaaactatatattataaattgcttatccacattaatgtctgtctacccctctagactttaagctcataatggccagggaacgtatctgctaattctgttgttttgaactctcctaagcacttagtatagtgttgtgcacagagtaagcactcaataaatacagttgattgatatgaAAGAAGAAAGACTCCAAAGAGCAAGGTTAGGAGTGCAGAAATGTATCCAAGACAGAAAGATCAAAAAGTGGTAACCTAGGGAGAGTTTTTTGATCATAATCAGGCCTCTGAAACAAAATGACCTACTCGTTTTTTCACTTGAAGAGGCAGTTAAAATCTGATGCCATTCCATTTGCCAAGTGTGTtgtgatctcattcattcagttgtatttattgagcacttactctatgcaaaacactgaactaagcacttgggagattacagtatagcaataaacaaacacattccctgcccacagtgagctctgacAGGGCTGCCAGGATCTGAAAATGTAATTTAATTAGGTTAACAGGACCAAGTAAAAGGGTAGACCTGAAATGTGGAAGGCACAACCTACCGTTAAATTAGTAGGCTGTCTAACTCTTCTTGAACCTTGGTGTCACCTGCACTCTTATGCCTAGGCATTAAGAGGAAGTGGGCATCTAAGAATTTGAATTCTTTCTCTGGTGAAATAACCGAAGGGTTCATGCCATATTTGGGTTGAAACTGAGAAAAGACTCTACATGGAGATACTCTCTACTCACTTTTAAAGCAAGGGGGGGGGGTCATTCTCACTGCCTCTTCTACTCATTGTCTCCACAGTCATGTAGAGACAGTGAAGAATCACAAAAATATTGTATGCACCATACACATGAGGGCCTAAATATCTCCCAGTGTCTGACCTGAACTCACCTTTCCGGGAGGGGCTGTCGTGTGCTTGTGAAAGTCAAGTCGCATGGAGTAATTCTGTCTATGGTACCGTGATCCTGATTGCTGGTTCACATTATGAGCTGGTGgaccaagggggaaggagagttaCTGACACATTGTCAGCAAACCAGGAGAAGCCTCAAAAGtactccaagtcttctgacttgggtctttatttttttaatggcatttgttaagctctttctctgtgccggttactatactaagctctggggtagatgcaagctaatcaggttggatgcagtccatgtctcaacatggggctcatagtcttaatccccattacagagcaattaagtgacttgtctgaagtcacctagcagacaagtggaggagtcaggattaaaacccaggtccttctggctcccaggtctgtgttctgtcctctgggccacgctgcttctctctcctggtCAAGGAAGATATGTGAATGTGCCTCTCTGCTCGTACACAACCACATCCACCCAAATAGAGAAGCACACAAGCATGAATTACGAACTGGCGGATTGGCCAAGTATAAGGATTTGCATTGCTTGCAGGTCCCCAAAATTGTTCCTTATCTATCCATTCATTACTTAAGTACAGTGGATTCATTTGGGGGTAGAAATGCCCAAGGCAGTGGGATGCACAAGCCCAGTATGTACATGTCCCCCTGATGCATTCATGGATGAACGAAtccgaagcagcgtggattagtggatagagcaccggcctggagtcagaaggccctgggttctaatccaggctccaccacttgtctgctgggtgaccttggggaagtcacttcacttctctagggctcagttacatcaactgtaaaatggggatgaagactgtgagactgtgtccatcctggttaacccagtgcttaaaacatcacttggcacatgggaagcacataagtaccatgataattattattattgttgtttataATATCAgtatccctttctagactgtaagctcactgtgggctgggaatgtgtctaccaaatctgttatattgtactgtctccaaaatgcttagtacagtgctctgcacatagtaagtactcagtaaataccatcgattgagtgactGGGGAGGTGAATGTTTCGTGACTCCTAAAATTAATAGATCTTTCACAGGTGAAGTTGTTTTTAGTGGGTTTTAGGGTTTGGAGTAGAAAACTAAATTGATGAGATCTGATGTTGATTTTGAAGGTGGTGTTGGGACCTGACAATTAGAAAGAAATTCTCTAATTTCATTCTGTAAGTAGAATAAAGTGTAGCCACAAGAAATATTTCTGTTAGCCACTAACTCGATTTTCAGATGTCAAGAAAAGTGATGCTGATAAATGGTTTTGTTTCTCAATCCTAAAGATAAGGCACCTTTGTCGAAGAGCCTCCTGTTAGTTCCAAGTGCCCTGTCCATTTTATTGACACTGCTCCTTCAACATTACCAGAAGTACTTCGTTTATAATCTACGCGCTGTAAAGGATGATTTTCAGGTAAGTACTTTGCCATACTTTTCAAGAGGGAATGTGTGAAGGAGGGCAAGATAATGAAGAACTGGGGCTGGGCCATGAATTTACAATGTTCCAGGATCTGGGGCTTCTTCCTTTATGACACCAGGATTATTTGGGATCTAATAGCTTGCTGTTTGCAGTTTTTCTAATAGAAAATTGTTGCCATAGAAACAGCCCACATGAACAGGTATCACAGTATTGTCCCAGTTATCTACTATTAGCAAATCATTTTTCAAGCCGAAGTGACTaggaaattagtacagtgcctggcacatagtaagcacttaacaaatgccattattattattatcattattattaggaaataaaCGCAGCCCATTTACCTTATCGGGATCATATTTTCAGGTGGGCAATTTGCCAGAACAAATTAAGCTTATAAAAATAGACCTCCTGCCGGTAATTCAGGTGCAACCTCATTATAAAGAATTAAACAATTATTGCTCATATTTAATGATAATGAAGAGATCATGTTGTAATATCGTTGTTTCCTTTGGTTTTAAGGAAGGTCTCCCTATGGGCCAACCTTATTATCAAGATTTCCGCTGTATTACTGCATTGGTTTTGTGGAGTTAATTTGTAGGCTGTCTCCCTATCTGCTCATtgcgggcacagaatgtgtcgtttattgttatatcgttctctcccaagagcttagtacagtgctgtgcacacaataagtgctcaataaatacagttgaatgaatgaataaatatttaggctgatgggagatgggaggaaaatctgatttacttgtatccaccccagtgctcagtagtgtttagcacatagtaagcatttaacggataccacagttattattattatcattattcaaattGATCTCAATTGTACAGGGACACACATGATCCATTCCAGACTCTTGAAACTTATTAAGCAAAAGCTACTGTAAGCAGCGATATCAAGAAATAATGTTCAAAGGTTACTGATCCCAAAGCAAGTGCTGTAAATAGAAGTAATTATTGCAATGACCTTTTTTTAATTTGGCTTAATGAGAAATATTGGACTGAGGAAATGTGGTGTTGCAGCTTATGACAGTATATTTCTTTTTCAACTGTCAGTAGTCTTCCCTTTTAATATAGGGAAGTGAGGGGAATGAAAATGGGACAGACACCATCTTGTATCAATTTAgaagaactaaaaaaaaatctcttgctGAAATAAGCAAAAGGGAACTATGTGGATTCTGACATCTCTTGAAAAGGTCACATAGATGTACTCAATGAAACAAGATATGATAGATTCTGATGGATGGAGTAAAgtattattcaattcattcaattcagtcatatctattgagcactcactgtgtgcagagcactgtgctaagcgcttggaaagtacagttcagcaataaagagagacaatccctgcccacaccagacttaATGGGATTCTGTTCTAATCTATTAAAGTGTCTTTGTATGAATTTGCAGATCACCTCCTTTGGGAACCACAAGAATTGGGGCATTTTCTTAGTCCTCTACCAAGAAGAAACTGTGCATTCCATTTCATTTGATCCCCCTTGTTTGTCAATCTTTCTAGTTACCATCTGTCACCAACTTCATTTGTTTTCAATATTATTTTTGTGACAAGCCTAACTGTGTAGACAAATACTAAAGTAGATTTTTAGATTTTCATTAGCTTCTTTATTGAAGCCGTCATTCTGGTAAATTGCATGGGAAATATGTTGTTGGAATTTATACTATTAAATGATTACCATTGAGGACAACTTAGCAATAAAGGAAAATCCTTTTCCAAACCTTTATTTCACATTTGatgaaatcatttcactttttctcCTCCCATAGAAAGGAATGTTGGGTGGAGTTTGATGTAGTGTGTTTTAGCTCTGAGAGTtaccaaaaaaaatcccccaccaaaaaaaaaaaagttaacttgCATTTTAGTGCTTTTTGAAAGGAGATGGCTTACCTGAAACAATTGTCCTTGTAGCTTAGGGAGCACACATGAGAGCTGAATCTTTTATATTTTCCTGTATTGATTTGCTATTAGTTGCTATATAGCCCAGAATATGGGCTATATAAGTTCCAAGTAACCAGTTTAAGGAAACTGAACTATCCTGGTTCTCTGCTTATACTGTTCTGTTGcagatatggaggttgataagtGGAAGAATCATTTGTCTTGATTTGAAGGACACATTCTGCAGCAGCCTGCTCATTTATAACTTTCGGATATTTGAAAGAAGATATGGCAGCAGAAAATTTGCAGTAAGCTTGTTGTTTATTCAGACTCTTAACTTGATTATGTTTTACAGAAGGTATTTCTGTTTAGTTTTCCTTGTAATAGTTTCTTTAGTATGATTACAATCACATTTTTATGTGACTCTTGGATGTGACGTTTTTGAATGCAGATTAAAGATAACATAAGGGAACAAGAGGCTTTTTCAAAGCCAGGTACTTAAATAATTGAACAGCTTTTTGACTGCGGCAAATATAATTAAAGCTGTCTTATTGTTTCTTGAATTTAAGTGGAGAAAGTCTCATCTAGTCTAGTTATCTAGTCttatcacctctagactgtaagctcactgtggacccgGAACCTGTTTCTTGTATTgttatattccactctcccacctgcttactacagtgctctgcacacaataagcacttaataaatatgattgactgacaggctgACTACTTGTTAGTTTTTTTTATGTTAGATGGCTAAGGTTGACATAATATAGATACGTGATCTCAACGCATTTAGAAACTATACTTACCCAAGGCATTTGCAATCTGCCAAAAGTCTACACAGTCtattttaatagaaaaaaaaagttggacaTTTGAAAGCATACTGTAATTAGATCCAGATGAATTAACTAGTTCACGTTTGTGAaattctctcattttcttctgtctctccagTCCTTTTTATTGGGTTCCTGGATTCTGTCAGCCTTGTTTGACTTGATCCTCgtagaagcactgtactattcatttgGGGTCCCGGCCAGCAGTCTGCCTTCTGGATTGTAAGTAGCTCTTCACGGCTCGGCTCGGTTTAGGGCCACGTGAGTAGGGATGGGTGAAAGGGTTCCTCTGCCCAAGCGTCAAACGATTTGAGCTTTTCAGAGGAAGTAAAATCACGGGATAAAGTGTCAAAATGAAGAATGTTTCTGAATATCTGCTCACTTGTTCAGTGTACTCTAAAAATAGAACCGACTGAAAACATCGATTTGCCCTCTCCTTTTTAAGGGGTGCCTGCAGTGAAGGCTGGGGAGCAGTGCTGAGTACTCTGTGGCCCCAGGTTTTTGATCTCTTTGAGGGGAATGGGTTCTGCAGGCTTGATGGAACCTGAGAAGGAGTGCTGCATTATGtaggacctcccccccccccccccccccatttcagagctctctcctgcttcctgccaagagaagcaccgtggtttagtgcagagagcacaggcctgggagtcggggacctgggttctaatcccggctcctcttgtctgctgggtagccttgggcatgtcatttcatttctctgggcctcagtttccttgtctctaaaatgggtattaagatggggagcctcatgtgggacagggactgtgtccaacccagttaccttgtttctaccccagcacttagtacaatgcgtagcacattaacaaataccatgtgttaaatagcacttaacaaataccattattattattattattatcatgtttggAATAAGAAGCAGCAGGATGTATGTTCTCCTTTACTGAAAAAACATCAAAGTTCTCCAGATTGGCTGCTGTAGACCCAGATTGCATGGGAAAATGCCACTCAGAAGACCATTTtgtatcagtggtatgtactgagtgcttactgtgtgcagagcattgtactaagcatttgagagtacagtacaattggtagacatgtttccggcCTACAATGtttgtgtatttttattttttctagaTTGAAATTTTCGTTATGGGGTGAGTTTCTATTGGAGAATTTTCCCCATGAAGTGGTTTTCTATGGCGTTAAATCCTAAGAATTAGCTTTGAAAttagaaaacaaaaatgaaaaaaatccagTTTTCCATACTTCCCATGTATTCTCTAGCACCTGGGGCAATGGAATGCAGGTCACTGCTTCCGAgtatggatttaataataattatggtacctaagtgctcagtatgtgccaaacattgttctaagcgctgggataggtacaagttaatcaggttggacacagttcctgtcccacttggggctcccagtcttagttcccattttacagatgaggtaaatgaggtccagagaagtgaaatgacttgcccaaggctacgtagcagacaaatggcagagttgacctctgactcccaggctcattgtCAGGGAATTATGAACACCAGTCAGAAACATCGTAGAGGGTATCAGAGATTCATCTTAGAACCAAGCCACTCCATCTTTCATATTATACAAGTATTGAAGATTCACCATGATTTCAGTTTTGAAAGCTGACTGCAAAATTCCTGTTCCAGTATATCagtatatctaccgactctgcattgtaccaagcagttagtacagtgctctacacacagtaagcccttgataaataccaccgattgattacatGCCATTCGGCCACAATTACGTCCTAGAAAGTAAATGGTACATAATAGCCTCAGGCACAACACAGTGTCCACATCCAGTTTGTTGGCAAGGTTTTAAGTGTGTTAAAGTGTGTGAATGCTACGTGAAAGATTCCGTACACAATAAAATCCATAATCATTTGATTGTAAGTCTTGGATTCAAATACTCTGTGTGTCTTGCCAACTGGTTTACTAAAACCGGCTAAGTGGCTTTCAAGTCCAAGTCATTGTCCACCCCTGGTGTGCCTGATTTGTTTGCAGGTAGGCCGAGATCATTGGTTACATCTCACGCTATGCTGACGTGTAGCCGACCTTGAGGTTAGAATGTCCACTGATTAAAAATGTGTGACCTTGTCCAGTACTTCAGGGGAAACTGAAACTGCAAAGGAAATGGAACACATAGTTTATTCAGTTGAGTCCATCAGATTCCAGTTCTGGAATTAGAATTATCCTTGAAGTCCCAAGTATCTTCTGTTTTCATGAAAAATAAGAAGGAAAAGATCCTTAATGGCTCAAAGGCAGTTGGTCAGTACAGAGGCATCACCGGCTAGGCTCTGTTATGAGCACTGTTGTATTCCGTTAAATTTTCCCATTTTAGATAATACAGTACAGTAATCCAACCATTGTTTACTCACATGCATATGATATAATGGGATCGCATCGCAAAGGGGCAAGTGGCAAGAGagcggaaagagagagagatagtaaATATAGGAATGTTTATGAAATAAGTGAATGCTTCAattattttaaattgtatttcttagttttttaaaaattcttttatggtatctgttgagtgcttactatgtgccaggcactgtactaggtgctgggatagagacaagctaatcagattggacacagtccagaggTTTGTGAATTTTTGTTCCAAGGCTGAATTCAGAATTGCAGATTAAAATTAAACAACATAGCTGCAATATCTAaaatcttttggggtttttttttgtgtgtgggaaAGCAGTTTTTTTAGGGGCAAATTTAATAACTTGATCCTTTTCCAGTAGTTCTAGAAATGTTACTGTATTGTATACTATATGGTGTAAGCAGCTTATACCATAAAAACAGATGTGGTTGTATTTTATTCTTGGAAAAAAATATCTACTTCTCTCTCGTCCAGAGGAACTTGTATTTCTTTAAAAGTATTTTCAGGGCATCCATAAGCCTAATTTGGTTGCTTTGTAGTGAGAGAAGTGTCTTTTTGTAGTATAGGGGATTTTCCTTTCTGACTTTTCAGTATTTGAAAATATTATCTTGGGCTTCCCTTTACAGAGAGGAGATCTCATTAATTTCTAGACAGGCACCCTGCTATGTTTCATCACTGAGGCAGAAGGAGTAaacctatatgtatatatatatacacacacacacacacacacacacacacacaacccccccccccatgtgtgttgtttatatatatatatatatatatgtcatggTGTATTTATAGGGCAGAAATTGAGGGTTGGATATTGGATGGACATCGTTGAACCAAGGGAATCTGGGAGAGAGGGCCCATAAGAATGAGCCAAAGACCAGGAAACAAATGTGAAGCAAAGGACTCATTGCTCAGAATACAACTCTCCAGCTCACCCAGGCCAGAGCTTGAAAAATCATTCCAGCCTCCCAGACCGGCATTCCCAAGCTTTAgtatgggaagggaaagtggatTCAAGGTGGACCCTTAGAAATTAAGATTGCatagaaaaaaattaatcaatgGAAACGTCAGGTGGTAGAAATGGCATCTCCTATCTTTGGTTCTTCTCCACACGTGCCAGAACACTGGAAAGGAATGAATAGAACATAGTAATTGAAATCACTAGGAAGACGTGGCTTTATTGTAAGATGAACATAAGTCTTATTTTGAAAGTGTTTTTTCCTCATTGAGGTAATCTTACAACGCGGTGGATTTTATACACTTCTCGGTGGTACATATTTCAGGCTTCAGTTTTTAAATTCGATAAAAAAAAGTTTGTGGGCTCTTAAATCATTTCACTATTGATGTTGCTCAGGGACCGTAAACTGGCTGAACGAAAACTCTTCCTGCGCACGCTTCGGAGATAATTACGGTAGAGCATGACACTGATTACTCTAGCTTGAAATTGTTTAGAAACAATGTAATACAGGATAACATCTAAGCACGTGCTGAGGTTCATGAGAAACGTGGTAAAGGCTCCCCATGGATCGAATCTGTTCTCTCCGCCATGCAGCATTAGGAAAGCAAAACAGATATGGaagggcacaaagcagacaagaactTGCACGATCAAAGTAATGATGATCCGTATGGATTTTTCCTTGGCCTTTGGTTTCAGCTTAGAATTCCTGCCATGGATGAGGCTGTGGATGATGGTGGAGTAGCATCCGATCATGATAAACAgaggaagcaggaaaaaaaaaatgagccgaGTGAAGTTGAGCGTGTTAATCCTCTTTAAGTGGATGATATCAAGCATTTTCAGACAGGTGCACGGATTTTTGTCCGGATCGTCGTATAAAAAGAGTAATGGAGTTGTGCTTGCCAAGGTCATTATCCAGATTCCGACACAGGCGAGCACAGCTTTGCTTATGTTCTTTAGCTCTTTCGCGTGCTTGGGCTGCACGATGGCCATGTACCTATCTGCACTGATGAAAGCAAGAAGCCAGAGGGCAATGCTTGGATAGAAAATGGTGAGGGCTCCAATAATCCGACAGaaaacatctccaaaaggccagTTTCCCTTCCCATAGTAGACCATGCGAAAGGGTAAGCACAGGATAAAAACCAAGTCAAGCATTGCCACGTTCATCATATACACGGTTACGGTCGTCCTCTTCTTCGTCGTGCAGCTGAAGACCCATAAGGCGGTGATGTTAACGAACAATCCGATTGTGAAGATGCAGCTGTAAAAAATCAGTGCTGCAATTTTGTATTCCTCTGGATGTAAGTTGTCAGGAAACATAGACTGACTTTGATTGCACTGGCTGGCCATCTTCTTCTTCAAAAAACATAGC from Ornithorhynchus anatinus isolate Pmale09 chromosome 10, mOrnAna1.pri.v4, whole genome shotgun sequence encodes the following:
- the GPR18 gene encoding N-arachidonyl glycine receptor; amino-acid sequence: MASQCNQSQSMFPDNLHPEEYKIAALIFYSCIFTIGLFVNITALWVFSCTTKKRTTVTVYMMNVAMLDLVFILCLPFRMVYYGKGNWPFGDVFCRIIGALTIFYPSIALWLLAFISADRYMAIVQPKHAKELKNISKAVLACVGIWIMTLASTTPLLFLYDDPDKNPCTCLKMLDIIHLKRINTLNFTRLIFFFLLPLFIMIGCYSTIIHSLIHGRNSKLKPKAKEKSIRIIITLIVQVLVCFVPFHICFAFLMLHGGENRFDPWGAFTTFLMNLSTCLDVILYYIVSKQFQARVISVMLYRNYLRSVRRKSFRSASLRSLSNINSEMI